Within the Gammaproteobacteria bacterium genome, the region TTTTTCCAGTGCTTCCCTGGCAGACACATCTATCACCGGCCCAATATCCGTCTCAAGCAATGCAGGGTCGCCGATGCGTAACTCATCCATTGCGCCTTGCAACACAGAAAGCACACGCGAGGCAATCTCGTTTTGCAAAAATAATACGCGCAATGCGGAGCAGCGTTGCCCCGCGCTATTAAAGGAAGAGCGAATGACATCATTCACTACCTGCTCGACCAGCGCGGAGCTGTCCACAATCATTGTATTCTGCCCGCCGGTTTCGGCAATGAACGGCACGATGGCGCCTGGGCGAGCGGCAAGCTCTTGATTGATGCTGCGCGCGGTTTCGCTAGAGCCGGTGAAGGCCACTCCGGCAATACGCGGATCGGCGATGAGTTTGCTACCTACTACATCGCCCTTGCCGGGCAACAGGTGCAGCACATCGACTGGCACGCCCGCCTCATGCAACAGGCGCACGGTGTGTGCGGCAATCAACGGGGTTTGGCTGGCGGGTTTGGCAATCACAACGTTGCCCGCGGCAAGCGCCGCGGTGATCTGACCGGTAAAGATCGCCAGCGGAAAATTCCACGGACTGATACAGGCAAACACACCGCGCCCATGCAGGCTGAGTTGATTGCGTTCGCCCGCCGGTCCAGGCAGCACTATCGGCGCGGCAAAGTCGCGCCGCGCAAGGCAGGCGTAGTAACGGCAATAGTCCACTGCCTCGCGCACTTCCGCGAGCGCATCCGAAATCGTCTTGCCGCCTTCGCGCACGCACAAGGCGATAAATTCCGCCTGGCGCTGTTCAAACAAGTCAGCCGCCCGCAACAGACATTCCGCACGCTTTTCCGCGGGCGTACTGTCCCAGCCATGAGCAGCATTCGAAGCACGCTGCAGCGCCTGCTCCACCATTTCAGTATCAGCCAGCACCACAGAACCCACTTGCCTGCGATTATCGTGCGGATCAACCACGCAGTGGGCTATGCCTGGGAGCATCTCACCGCCAACCATTGGTGCGGCAGACCAGTGACGCGCCAGCGGCTCGCACAACGCCTGTGACAGCCCTTCGATTTCCAGTGGATCAGCGAGATTGATACCATGCGCGTTGCGTCGTTCCGTACCATACAAATCAGCCGGCAATGGCAGACGCGGATGCGGTTTGATTTTTAAACTGTTTAACTCAATCACCGGGTCTGCAATCACCTGCTCGATCGGCGCCCGCTCATCCGCAATGCGGTTAACGAAAGAGGTATTTGCGCCATTCTCCAGCAGCCGCCGCACCAGGTAGGGAAGCAGATCCGTTTCATTACCCACTGGCGCATACACCCGGCATGCCACATTTAATTTGTCAGCCCCCACCAACTCGCCGTACAAGGCTTCACCCATGCCATGCAGACGCTGGAATTCAAAATCGCGATCCTGCCCTGCCAGTTCGAGGATATACACCACAGTGTGCGCATTGTGCGTGGCGAATTGCGGATAAAAGGCATCACGCGCAGAGAGTAAGCGCTTGACACAAGCAAGATAAGAGACATCTGTGGCGGCCTTGCGGGTAAATACCGGATAGCTCACCAATCCTTGCATCTGTGCGCGCTTGACCTCCGTATCCCAGTAGGCGCCCTTTACCAAGCGCAACGGGATGCGGCGCTTCTCGCAGCGCGCCAGGCTTGCCAACCAATCCAACACATAAGGCGCACGTTTCTGATAGCTCTGCACGGCAAGGCCAAACCCCTGCCAATCTCTCAACACTGGATGACGAAACACCTCAGCGAAAATATCCAGGGACAACTCCAGCCTGTCCGCCTCTTCGGCATCGAGCGTCAACGCTATATTCGCCGCTTGAGCCTGTTGCACCAGCGCCAGCACCTTGGGCACAAGCTCACGCAACACACGCTGACGCTGTGAGAATTCATAACGCGGATGCAGGGCAGAGAGTTTTACAGAAATACTGGGAGCACTGAAAATATCTGCATTTAGTGCAGAATCGGCAAGGCTTGCGATGGCGTGCGCATACGCAACGAAATAGCGCTCGGCATCATCCGCACACAGCGCCGCCTCGCCCAGCATATCGAAAGAATAACGGTAACGCTGATTTTCCGCCGACTGGCTGCGCCGCTGGGCCTCCTCTATCGTCGACGCCATAACGAATTGCTGTGCCATGACGTACATCGCCCGCTTCAACGCCAGACGCACCAGCGGCGTGCCACTCTTCGTCACCAGACGTTTCAGCGATACCATGATTCCATCGTCAGTCGCAGGTTCGAGCTTGACGATTTGACCTGTCAACATCAGCCCCCATGTGGAGGCGTTTACCAGCAACGAATGGCTTTGACCAATATGTGCATCCCAATGCCCCTGGGAAAGCTTGTCGTGGATCAGCCGATCCGCTGTGCCTGCATCAGGAATGCGCAGCAGTGCCTCCGCCAGACACATCAATAGCACGCCTTCCTCTGAGGAAAGATCGTATTCGCTCAAAAAGGCATCGAGCCCATGAGCAGATTTTGCCCGCACTGCGCCAACCAGTTGCGCTGCCCGCGCATGCACGCGAAGTTGCACCTCGCTGGGAAGCAGTGCTTCATGCAGCAAGGGTTCGACACAGAGGGTTTCGTCTGCGGAATAAGCAGTACGGATTGCGATGCGCAGGAGATCCAACGAGCAAGGAGTATTTTCAGCCATGCTTTACTATGCAACGATTCCTCCAGAGGATCAATTATGATTGCCTTGTGATGTTACGCACCGTCCACGAAAAAACACGAAAGGCACGAAAAAGCTTCACAGCACTGTCCGTTCGCGCCGCTCTTTCGGATAGCAAGCGAAGTTGACTGGTAAATCCAAGCGCATTCTTGCGCCAAGATCTCCTCCATTTTTCGTGCCTTTCGTGTTTTTCGTGGACAAAAAGCGGTTTTAAGGCTAATAGACGTGGAGATCAGAGACACTCCACGAAGCTCCTTTCGCCGTTTCCCGCCAATTCTGCGGCCGCCCGAAATTCTTTTCGCTAAAGTTTATTCCCTCGCATCAGCTGCCATTTCTGTCTCTGACTGCAAATTACCCAGCTATTCAATCAATTACAGATACCCGCAGTGCGGTCAGCAGAGTCCTCTCATTCCGGCACGCTCCTTGATAAAGATTAATCATGGCCGCCACACAAAACCTGATGGAGGAAAGCACCATGTACCAAACAGAAAGCACATTTGAATTCAACCCGGAAGCGGAAAGTTTTGAAGCAGAACAATTCGAGTTCGGCCAGTCCGAATGGGCCGGCGAGAGCGGCGAGGTGTTCAACGAAGCGGAACTGATGGAACTGACGGCTGAGCTCATGGAAATCACCAGCGAGCAGGAGCTGAACTATTTCCTCGGCAAATTGGTCAAGCGGGCGGCCGGTGCCATCGGCAAGGTGGTCCGTTCGCCGGTAGGCCAGGCCATCGGCGGGGCACTCAAGGCTGCCGCCAAAAAGGCTCTGCCCATTGCCGGGGCTGCCTTGGGCGGCGTTGTGGGTGGACCGCTGGGCGCCCAGATCGGCAGCGGGCTTGCTCAGGCGGCGGGCGGCGCTCTGGGTCTGGAGGCCGAAGCCCTAAGCTACGAGGACCGGGAATATGAAGGCGGAAAGCAGTTCGTGCGCTTTGCGGGTGAAACCGTAAAGAACGCCGTCACCGCCCCCACCAGTCCTGATCCCAAAGCGGCGGCGCAAAGCGCAGCGGTGCGGGCTGCACAGTCCCTTGCACCAGGCTTGCTCAGCTCTGCTCAATCCGGACCCGCAAGTCGCGGAGCATCAGGTCGATGGGTACGGCGCGGACGCCACATCGTCATTCTCAATGCTTGACTACCCAGGAGAGCCGCCATGCATGACATCAACCGCACCTTTATGGAATACAACCCGGAAGCGGAAAACTACGAATCCGAACAGTTCGAGTTCACAGAATCAGAATGGTCCGGTGAGAGTGGGGAAGTCTTCCACGAAAGCGAGCTGATGGAACTCGCTACCGAGCTATTGGAAGTCACCAACGAAGCGGAGCTGAACCACTTTCTAGGCAGCTTGATCCGCCGGGCTGGGAGCGCCCTCGGCCAGGTGGTGAAATCACCGGTCGGCCAAGCCTTGGGCGGCATCCTCAAAGGCGCTGCCCGACAGGCCTTGCCGATGGCGGGCAGCGCTCTGGGAGGCTACCTCGGAGGTTCCTCGGGGGCGCAAATCGGTGGCCAACTGGCCTCCGGCGCAGGACGGGTTTTCGGCTTGGAAACCGAAGGCCTGAGCCACGAAGACGAGACCTACGAAGTGGCCAAGCAGTACGTGCGCTTCGCGGCAGACGCCGTGAAAAATGCCGCCACCGCACCCCCTGGCGATCCCAGAGCGGTAGCTCAATCCGCGGCTACCCAAGCCGCGCAGCGCCATGCGCCGGGCCTGTTGCGCGGCACCGCTACACCTGCTCAAGCAGGAGGCGTGGCGCAGGGCATTGGGCGGGGCCGGACAGGCCGATGGGTACGCCGTGGCAACCGCATCATCCTGTACGGAGTATAAGCTGCCATGGCCGTCGCACCTTATGTCTCATGGATGCTGGCGCAGGAGGCGCGTGCCTTGCTGACGCGGTTGGGGCGGGTCAAGCCCTTCGCCCTGCAAGAACAGATGCTACCGGCTGCCAATCTGCTGCCCGAGGCACAAACCGCAATCGAGCGCTTCCTGGTGCATGGGCGATACGAGCTGGCCATCCAAATACAGGATTTTCTGCGCTGGTTGCAGGGACGCGAAGTGTGGCAAGCAGACACCGAAGCCGCGCATCGTCGCTTCGTGTTTCTTAGGCTGCGATTCAACGCGGTGCTCAACCAGTTCGACCTGTTCAACGATGTGATCACCCAGCGCAGCGAGAATGAGACCGGCGTATGGCTGTCCGGACTGGACGTGGTGTCCGCCGATGCGCTGGCGCTCCCCGGCGGCTATTACCAGGCACCTCCCGTGATCTGCTATCTGGATCGTGGCATCGGCGCGGCCATCCGGCGCGCCCGCACACGGCTGCCGGGCGGCGGCGAAAACCCGGTAGCAATCATCCGCGTGCCACGCGAGCGCATGATCGGCAGCGGTATCGCCTCCTCGCTAATCCATGAGGTGGGGCATCAAGCGGCAGCTCTGCTCGATCTGGTGAACTCGCTGCGGCCGGTGTTGCGTGGGTTACAAGCCGGCGCGGGGCGTGCGGCTTTGGCCTGGCAACTATGGGAACGCTGGATATCAGAGGTCGTCGCCGATCTCTGGTCGGTGGCACGGGTTGGAGTCGCTTCCACTATGGGACTTATGGGGGTGGTCGGACTCCCCCGGCCCTTCGTGTTCCAGCTCAATCTCGACGATCCCCACCCCACACCCTGGGTCCGGGTCAAGCTGAGCTGTGCGCTGGGTCGCGCGTTCTATCCCCATCCCCAGTGGGACCGGCTGGCGGCGCTGTGGGACGCCTACTATCCCCTGGCTGGCCTGGACGCGCGCCGGCAGGAGATCTTGGCTCTATTGCAGGAGCACATACCGGGATTCGTTTCCCTGCTGATCAACCACCGTCCCAAGGCGCTGCACGGGCGGTCTTTGGTGGAAGTGCTGGACGTGGCCGAACGCCAGCCGATGCGCCTTCAGAGTCTGTTTCGAGCCTGGCGCCGGCTCCCCGCCCAGATGTACCGGGCACCGCCGTCACTGGTGTTCGCCGTGCTAGGCCAGGCGCGGGCCGACGGGCAGCTGAATCCGGAGGATGAGAGCGAATTGCTCGGCAAGCTTCTTACCCACTGGGCCTTACGCAGCACGTTAGATGTTTCCGCCGCCTGCGCTCAGCGCCAGGCAACCCGATTACCGTTGCAACCTATTTTGAGCGTCCACTAAGGAGGATGATATGGGAACTGTAAAAAACACTCGACCGGGCAAGATCAACGTCTGCGTTACCGGCGGAGGAGCCGCGAAACGGCCGATCCGCAGAGCGCTAGTGAGCGTCTATGCATGCTCGGGAGAAACTGGTGAGGCCCATGGCTCACCGAAACACTGGGCCCTGACTTGGAATTGACGGTTGCTGCACCTTCGACAACGTAGCGCCCGGAGGTTACGAGGTCCACTGCGAATCCTTCAACACGCTGACGCCGGTTACGGTGACGGTTGATTCCGGCTGTATACAAGACGTGTGTTTCAGAGACGCCATCGTAGCCCAGTTCACGCCGAAAATCGCACGAGATGATTGCACCCTCGAGAAATGTTCAAGAGGGGTGATTGGCAGGGCCATGTACCTCACCGCCGAGACCGGCCAGGTCGCGGCAGATCGCATCGCCGGGATCCTCTGGGATTCTTCAAAGCAGGGAACACTCGCATCCCTGGACGACCAGAATCGTGAAATGGTGCTCACCCCTAAGGAATCGGGCCGCTTCCTTATTGAAATGACCGTTGTGGGGCATCCATCCACCCAGCCTACTGTCCCTGATACCGGCGGAGAAGAGGGCGGCCCCGAGATGTCCACCGAGGACGAGGTACTCGTCGACGATGCCCCCGTCCAGACCATCGGCGGCAACATCGGGGTAGCCCTGCGCCGTTCGCAAACCAGCCCCACCGACTCCCAAGCCCTGTGGGTAGCCATCCGCAACCGCACCAAGGCCATCTCCTTCAGCGGTAGCGGCTATAAGGACTTTATTGACCGCGTGCTATGCCATCGCGATCGGGAGCAACCCCCGAGTACCCGATTGACGCGGCAGATCGAGGAACTGGGTGATCATGTCTATGGCACGGGCGCCTTTGACTTGCTCAAGACTGCCACGGAGGTATTCCTGCTGCTGGAATGCGGAGTGGCGATCAACCGCCGGGGGGCACACGAAGGACCCACCGACCCTGCGTTGTTCAACCCCACCGAAGAAGCGAGACGGCTGGGTCAAGTCATGTCGCTCGCCGACATCAAGGTCAAATTGACGGATTACCTGGGCCAAGGGCGTCTACCTTACATCGACCGTGTCATCAAGGCGGCTTTTCCCGGCCAGAGCGTCGGTAACGTGCACTGCGACGGCGTGCTCACTTCACGGGTGGATGGCCCCTGCCTGCTGGAGCTGATCTGGAACTACTGGCACGAGGAAGGCATGCTGGTGCAGAGCATCAACGCCGTCAGCCGACGCTTCCAGAATCTGAGGGCGCCGGGCGAACGCGATCCTCTGGCGCACCTGGAAATCGATCCGCTGCGCCCCCTCAACAACCTGATGTGGGGTTATGTCGAAGATGAGCGAGATCGGTTGTCAGTCCGGCGCCGTGCCCTGGAGTACAAACACCAATACGGGCTAAATCTATACGGCAAGGCGGTGTCTGATCTGCAAGCGTCGGACAACCGCTCCAAGTTCCTGGAAGGTTTCCATAACCTTCTGCACTTGTGCGCGATATTCTTCAAGGAGGATAACGACACTACCATCATCGCCGACGGCTACCCTCTACTCAATGCGCTCAAGGAAGTGCATCTGCTCTTGGCCCAAGGCGCTCACAATCAATTCGGCGATCTGCCCTGGATGGCGCGTGTCGAGATGCTGGTCCAGCAATGGCTCATGGCCCGCCCCGAGATGCGTGATTTCCTGCAGAGCCGGGCGATGGTGCCCTACAAAGAAGCCTGGATGCCCCAGGTGGACACCATGAAGACCCAGCAGGGATGGTCCGACATCACCGTCACCCACTTCCACGATCTCGGCGTGTACGGCGAGCAGATCCTGCTGTCGATCCGCTGGCACAATTGGAATGACATCAATGATGAAGACGAGGCGAAGAACTGGGCGCGCTACTTCCGGCCGGAGATCCAGGGCTATCTTCACGCCTACCGGGCCGTCACTGGTGTGGATCTGACGAATCCGGACACGGTGGACTACACCATGCCCTCGGTGCACCTGCGCAAGCGCCTGTCCATGCAGCAGCGCTCCCGCTGAGGAGTCGGCGACGATGCTCGACTTCACCTCGGCTCTGTACCTGGGACTGCGGCATCCGAGTCGCTCGCTGCGACCCTGGGGGAGTCTGAGCACCGGCCGTCCGGCGGTGCTCGGTGCGCCCTCCGGCGCTGGGGGAGTGGCGGCGAAGCTGGCGGCACTGATCGGTTGTGAAAGCGCCGTGCTACTGCCCTCCACGCTGCACCTGTTCTGGGACTTGTTCGGGCTGCTGGCGCAAGAGCGCATCGCCATCCATATGGACAAAGGTGCTTATGCTATCTCCCGCTGGGGCGTGGAGCGGGCGGCAGCACGAGGAGTCCCAGTGCGCCAGTTCCGCCATCATGATCCAGAATCCCTATCCGCCTCGGTGCGGCGCGATGCCGCGCGGGGACTGCGTCCAGTGGTGGTGGCGGACGGATTCTGCCCCAGCTGCGGCAATCTCGCCCCTCTGCCCGATTATTTGGAGATCGCGCGGGATTACGACGGCCTCCTCGTATTGGACGACACCCAGACACTGGGTATCCAGGGCCATACGCCCAGTTGGGAGGCCCCCTACGGGTATGGTGGCGGTGGATCGCTGCGCCGTTTCGGTATCTCTGGTGCAGACGTCTTGCTGGGAAGTTCCCTGGCCAAGAGCTTCGGTGTGCCCGTGGCGGTACTCGCCGGCAGCGCCCTTTGGCTGGAGCGCTTTGACAAACACAGCGCCACACCCACCCACTGCAGCCCCCCTTCGGCAGCGGTAATCCATGCCGCCGAGCAGGCGTTAGAGATCAACGCAAGCCACGGCGATGCACTGCGCCGAACGCTGGCGCAGCGGATAAACCAATTCCGTTCGCGCCTGCGCCAACGGGGGTTCTCTGCACATGGCAAATTGTTTCCGCTGCAAACCCTGGCAGCGGTCGAAGGCGCCTCTGCTTCCGAACTGTATCGCCGCCTGCTAGATCGTGGTGTCCGCTCGGTGCTACTCCATGGTCACAGCAAAGGTGCCATCGGTTTCCTGATTACCGCCAGCCACCGCGCAGAGGACATCGACCGCGCTGTGGAACGGCTCGCCGCGAGCCTTAGTCGCGGCTTTCATCCATCGGCCATGCGCCAATTCCGATAGGAGTTTCCTGATGAACGCACTCGCTGAATTCGATTTCGAATCCCCCGCCACCTGCGCTTGCGGCTGCCGCGGCGATAGAGAACTGCATGAGGCCTTGGAGTCCGGATTGACGGGAGAAATCTGGCGCCAGCGAAGTTTTTCCCGTCGCCCCCCACCCCGCGTCGGCAGTGCGCAACCAGCGGCTCCGCGCCCACGGCCGAGGCCCGTCCCGCGCGGCCTGGGGCGGGTCTATCTCCGCGAGCCCTACCCCGTCGCCTATCCCTATGAGCCCGAACCCGGCCCGGGACCAAGCGAGGAGCCCGGCCCCGAATACAACCGCTGGGTACAGGACTGTCTGAACCGGATATTCGGTCTTAGTCTACCCGTTAATGGCATGCTGGACGTGGCATCGCGCAGCGCCATTCGCCGCCTGCAAAAACAGGAAGGATTACCGGTCAGCGGCATAGCCAGTCCAGCTACGGAAAAGGCGTTGCGACGCCTGTGCGGGGAAGGCGCAGAGCCCGCCGAGGGGGAATGGCTGGCGGGCGAACAAGGAGGAGTTCCCGGTGAGCAGACTGCCGGCAAGGTCGCGTGCCACGTTCAAGCAAGGCACCCTGACCAAGAAAGCACCGCCCCAGTATGTGAAGGATTTTTCCGGACCTGCTGCGGAGTGCGCAGCCGCCTTGAAGAGGGCCGGGAAAACCCGGGCCGAGGCACTCAGCATTATCAATGCCCAAATTGGCTCAGCGATTGCCATGCTTCGCAAAGCGGCAACCGACCTCAAGCGCGGAAGCCGTTCATCCAAGACAAAAGACCTTTTCCATAAGATATTCAGAGTAAAGCCGGTGTTTGTGCCGACCTGGCTGAAACCCACGGCTGCGATAAAGGACCGGGGTGATGTAGTAGCAACCCGCTGTAAACGGGTGGCCGATCTGCTGGCGAGTGGCAAGTTCAAGTTCTTCTGCACGATCAACTCGACCAATTGCCCGGACTGTTCGAACAGCTCGAGTGCCTGGGCCTGTTCGAGTTATGGAAATAACCGGGTTATTTGCTTGGGAAACGCTTTCTGGGACTTCATGAAGGCCGGGGAAACCGACTCCTTGCTTGCAATCCTCATGCACGAGCCATTCCATATTTACTTTGGCAGTTATGTTACGGAACATCGGTCGGACGCTGAAAAGTTTGGGGGTATTTATTGCATCGTGCAGTTTGTCTTCGAAACGAATAGCCGTGCCGCACCCGCTTGGTCAAACAAACCTTGTACGGATATGGCGGTAAGAAAGGAAGTAGGCGGTTTCTTATCATGACATGGGAGTTTGCATTCAGTCCGGAGCCGTTCCCCTGGTTCCCGGAATCGACATGGGAGGGTGAGGCCAACCGCAGCAGTCCCGACTATATCCGCTGGCTGCAGTCGTCCCTGAATCGGGTGATGGGCCTCCGCTTGGCGGTCGACGGCATCGAGGGGCCGGCCACCCGCAGCGCGGTCCGAAGCTTCCAACAGCAGCAGGGCTTGGCAGTGGATGGGATAGTCGGGCCGAATACCGAGGCGGCGCTCAAATCTGCCCTGAGTGGGGCTTCAATGAGCGCGATTACCAGCGCGAGTGTCCCTCAAGGCGAAGCATGCGAAGTATTGGATAATTTTGACTTTGATCGAGATCAACTCAAACCCGAACATCGTCCAAAGTTGGATACAATCTCGAGAAGAGTTATTAATAGCCAGATCTCTTCAGTTAGAATCATCGGTTACACGGATCCCATTGGCGATCGCGATTACAACTTCCGCCTCGGAAAAAGGCGTGCAGAGCGGGTTGCCCTCGAATTGCGTCGCACAGTGGAACGAATGCAGCCAGGCAGCGGCGGGCAACTTGCTATAACCGTTGAGTCGAGCGGCGAGGTTGAGAAAATATCAAATAATCCCGCGCAGAATCGGCACGTACAAATATGTTTGCCGCCTATGACTGTACGGCCGGGGACCCCAGATGACACTGGTTTGCAACCGATACCGCAGCGATTTTGTTGCCTGCTTGCACCGCAGCAGGTCAATTCGCTTACTCAGAATGACAACATCGCTGATCCTCTTAACCTCGGTCAGCATGGCAGCTGGAATGAGGTTAACGGTATTATTTATTCAGGTAGAGCAGGGTTTCTTGATCTTGCCCACATCCGTGATAGCTGCGACACAACAAAGTATATTTTCGATCAACTAGCACAAGGTGTGATGCCGCGCACGGTGCTCGTAAAACGCACGCGCGTGGGCATCTCTCCGGGAGTATTGGGCATCGCCATCGTGCACAAGCGCCCACTGCGACCGATCGACTTGGCGCGCGTGATCGCCTACGATGCGGGCCTTGGTCACGAGATCGCGACATACTACGACATGGGTATATTCGGGGTTGACGTTGGTGGACATAACTCATCCTTCTCTCCGGAAGACTTGTGCTCCAACTTCCTTGGCACCTTGCTCGCTGAACGAGCGATTGCAGCCGGAGGTAACTTCAACCATGCTGCAACGGCAGAACTGAATACGCTGATCCGCGATCTTGACGGACAGATTCCGTCCGAGACCCTCAGGGCTTTCAATCTAATCAACGGTCACTGGGTATGGTTCTCTCGCACCAATTTTTACAGGTCCGTGACTCTTCCAGGTTACCTTAGGCGTCGCAACTTCACCAGCATGCCGTGGGTGGCCGGGCATCCCAGCGATAAACCGCCGCCGCCCTATGTCACCGCTCCCTTGCCCGACGTAGGATACATATATACCTACACGCACATGGAAGAACAGTCTACGCGTCGGTTGAATGTGCTTTTCCCACGTTACATTGCCCAGATAAAGCAGGATGCAGCGGCGAGATACGGGCCCAGATTCGACAGTCCATGATTGGGTCGAAATACTGAATACAAGATTCGGGAAGGATTGAACCGCCCGGCGAATCGGCCTCGAGGGCATCTGTCCTGCATGGTGCTGTATAACGCACCTTACGCTTGGTGAGGAAAATAACATGAAAAATGCATCCGGAGTAAAACCAAACAGGAATGGTGGGGCGTGGTGCGGCACTAACATCCGGACACGACTATGATCATCGACTCCCACTGTCATGCCGGGGCCGGTTTCGGTCTCACCGACCCCTGGAGCGGCCGTCCTCTCTTGGAAAAATACCTGCGCCGTGCCGCGTCCGCCGGCATTACCCACACTGTATTATTCGCCAACTTTCACGAAGACTACGCGACCGCCAATCGGATAGTGGCCGGGATCGTCAATCAGAAGCCGGGGCGCTTCTTCGGCTTTATCTACCTGCATGCACAGCGAGACAAGGGCCGTATACGCGCGATGATCCAGACAGGTGTCGAGGAATATGGTTTCGTCGGCATTAAGGTACATCGGCACGATGCGCGCATTACCCGGGAGGTTTGCGAGGCGGCGCGAGAGTTCGCATTGCCAGTCCTGTACGACGTGGAAAACGAACTGCCAATCGTAGACCGGCTCGCCGAGTATTACCCCGATGTACCATTCATCATCCCCCACCTGGCCAGCTTCACTGAGAACTGGCGATCGCAGACGGCGTTCCTGGACCAGCTTGAGTCGCATCCGAACATCTATGCGGATAGCTCGGGAGTACGTTTTTTTATCTTCTGGCACGGGCTGTAGAGCGTTGCGGGCCCCAAAAAATTCTATTTGGCTCGGACGGTCCGTGGCTACATCCCGCCGTAGAGTTGGCCAAGATTCGCGCGCTGCAACTGAGGCCAGAACAGGAGAGACTGATCCTCGCTGAAAACTTTTTGCGCTTGACTGGACAAACCGGCACGTGGGATGTTGAAGTACAAACCGCGTGACCTTGCTTTTACAGGGCGTCATTTTTCTCGATGGCGTTAACCTTCTATTCGCCGCGCTGCTCTCCGCATCTGCAACGTGCGGTCCGTGACCCCAAGGCGCGGCGGACAGCGAACTCAAAACCCTGATCGCGCCACTCACCTCCGTCCTCGCCGCAGGCCAGCAGGTCGTGCGGTGGCACACACCCAGCAGTGAGCAGCCTTCCTCCGGCATGACGGCACAGCATGCGCCCAACCACTTGTTTGAGCTCGCGAACATTGCCTGGGTATTCCCGTTTTAGCAGATATTCTTGTACCGGGGCATCCAGATCCAGAGGCGCTTCATCAGGAGCACTTTCCTCGAGAAAGCGGCGGACGAGTGGAAGAATATCCTCCCGCCGCTCGCGGAGAGGAACCAGCGTACAAACGAAACCAGCGAGACGAAAATACAAATCGGCGCGAAACTCTCCGCGCTGAACATGCGCCCACAGATCGCGGTTGGTGGCACATACCAAACGGAATGACGAGCGCTGCCAAGCGTTGCCCCCAACTCGCTTGAAGGCGTGCTCCTGAATGACACGCAGCAACTGCGTTTGTAGGTGCGACGGAAGTTCACCCACCTCGTCGAGAAACAAAGTCCCCCCGTCCGCAAGGGCAAAGGCGCCGTCACGGGCGGATACTGCACCGGTGAAGGCGCCACGTTCGTGGCCGAAAAATTCGCTGCCTGACAGTTCCGGCACGATAGTGCTACAGTCCAAAATTATCAGATCCCTCTTGGCGGGAC harbors:
- a CDS encoding amidohydrolase family protein yields the protein MIIDSHCHAGAGFGLTDPWSGRPLLEKYLRRAASAGITHTVLFANFHEDYATANRIVAGIVNQKPGRFFGFIYLHAQRDKGRIRAMIQTGVEEYGFVGIKVHRHDARITREVCEAAREFALPVLYDVENELPIVDRLAEYYPDVPFIIPHLASFTENWRSQTAFLDQLESHPNIYADSSGVRFFIFWHGL
- a CDS encoding sigma 54-interacting transcriptional regulator encodes the protein MDIKAWVLSVGASQGRVSEAIVDCLRLNGVDVQIFTRYGTHGPGVVLFRQIDGDICDVVRDASRNRNEYVLAGCLEALSAETARQLVRAGASDVLCCNEPNQAAQEIRVRLQRWEEVNRLISSTAVRHMLVGESQAWKQTLRQVAEVAHYTDAPVLIQGESGTGKELVARLVHALDARPAKRDLIILDCSTIVPELSGSEFFGHERGAFTGAVSARDGAFALADGGTLFLDEVGELPSHLQTQLLRVIQEHAFKRVGGNAWQRSSFRLVCATNRDLWAHVQRGEFRADLYFRLAGFVCTLVPLRERREDILPLVRRFLEESAPDEAPLDLDAPVQEYLLKREYPGNVRELKQVVGRMLCRHAGGRLLTAGCVPPHDLLACGEDGGEWRDQGFEFAVRRALGSRTARCRCGEQRGE